Below is a window of Shinella sp. PSBB067 DNA.
GCGCGCGACCCGCGAATGCAGCACGTCGCCGCAGATGGCGACGATGATGCGCGAGAGCTTGCCCTTGGCGCGGCGGATGGTCAGCGCGTCGAGGAGGGCCTGCGTCGGATGCTCGTGCTGGCCGTCACCGGCATTCACCACCGAGCAGGAGACCTTCTGCGCCAGCAGCGCGGCGGCGCCGGCCGAGGAGTGGCGCACCACCAGCACGTCGGGATGCATGGCGTTCAGCGTCATCGCCGTGTCGATGAGCGTTTCGCCCTTCTTCACCGAGGAATTGCCGACCGACATGTTCATCACGTCGGCGCCGAGGCGCTTGCCGGCAAGCTCGAAGGAGGATTGCGTGCGGGTGGAGGCCTCGAAGAAGAGATTGATCTGCGTCAGGCCCCGAAGGGTCGACGTCTTCTTCTCCCGCTGGCGGGAGATCTTCACGGCCTCGTCGGCGCGGTCGAGCAGGAGGGTGATTTCCTGCTCGGTCAAACCCTTGATGCCGAGAAGGTGGCGATGCGGAAAGAAGTCCATGGGGGCTCCGCCTCAACTGTCGTGGATACGCGGGGTCTATAGAGCCTCGATCCGGCCCCGGCAAGGCGGAGCGGCCAAGGCTTTGCGCATTCCCACGCTTTTGTGCGCGCAACCGCGCCTGCGGCCGCAAGGCCCCGTTTCGCACCGCCCCGACTTGGGATAGAACCCGCTCATGACTCGCGACACCGAACAGAAACTTGCCGATCTCAACCAGCCGCCGCTCTGGTCGGGCATCAACGCCTATCGCTCCGATCCGCTGCTGGTCGACGCCACCGATGCCATGCCGAAGCCTTTGCGCGACGAGTTCGACGCGATCGGCCGCTACGTGACCGCGCCGGAGGCGCAGGAGCTCGCCCGCATGGCGAACGAAGGCGTGCCGCAGCTTCGCACCCACGGTCCGCGCGGCGAACGGCTCGACGTCGTGGATTTCCACCCCGCCTGGCACGCGCTGATGCGCCGCTCCATGGCGAGCGGCCTGCATTCCTCGCTCTGGGAAAACGTGCCCGACGAGCACGGCAGGGCGCACAAGGCGCGCGCCGTGCGCTTCTACCTGACGGCGCAGCTCGAATGCGGCCATCTCTGCCCGCTGACGATGACGAGCGCTTCGGTCGCCGCGCTTTCCGCCTCGCCGCAGGTGCAGCGCGAATGGGGCTGCAAGATCCTGTCGCGCAAATACGATTCCACCAACAAGCCCGCCATGCAGAAGAGCGCCGTCACCATCGGCATGGGCATGACGGAAAAGCAGGGCGGCACGGATGTGCGCGCCAATACCTCGCGCGCCGAGCGCGTCGGCGAGGGCATCTACCGCCTCACCGGCCACAAGTGGTTCATGTCGGCGCCGATGAGCGACGGCTTCGTCATGCTGGCGCAGACCCGCGAGGGCATCGGCTGCTTCCTCGTGCCGCGCCTGCTGGAGGACGGCTCCAGCAACGGCCTTCGCTTCCAGCGGCTGAAGGACAAGCTCGGCAACCGCTCGAACGCCTCCTCGGAGGTCGAGTTCTCCGAGACCTTCGGCTTCCTGCTCGGCGCGCCCGATGCCGGCATCCGCACCATCCTCGACATGGTGACGCTGACGCGGCTCGACTGCGCGCTGGCCTCCTCCGGCATCATGCGCG
It encodes the following:
- a CDS encoding acyl-CoA dehydrogenase family protein, with protein sequence MTRDTEQKLADLNQPPLWSGINAYRSDPLLVDATDAMPKPLRDEFDAIGRYVTAPEAQELARMANEGVPQLRTHGPRGERLDVVDFHPAWHALMRRSMASGLHSSLWENVPDEHGRAHKARAVRFYLTAQLECGHLCPLTMTSASVAALSASPQVQREWGCKILSRKYDSTNKPAMQKSAVTIGMGMTEKQGGTDVRANTSRAERVGEGIYRLTGHKWFMSAPMSDGFVMLAQTREGIGCFLVPRLLEDGSSNGLRFQRLKDKLGNRSNASSEVEFSETFGFLLGAPDAGIRTILDMVTLTRLDCALASSGIMRASLAEAVHHTRGRHVFGKPLVAQPIMTRVLADMALDVAAATALSLRLAEAFDKARDSAEDAAYARIMTPVTKYWCCKIAPALIYEAMECIGGSGYVEERPIARHYREAPVNAIWEGSGNVMALDLMRVIGRGKDLFEMLFAGLARDLGPAGRKTVEVLRACLSLCERDEGAARMLIEQLALAAAAAELYRAGAGRIADAFLETRLASGWRATYGMLDSRFDSTYIVDLLYPPAR
- a CDS encoding aspartate carbamoyltransferase catalytic subunit, whose translation is MDFFPHRHLLGIKGLTEQEITLLLDRADEAVKISRQREKKTSTLRGLTQINLFFEASTRTQSSFELAGKRLGADVMNMSVGNSSVKKGETLIDTAMTLNAMHPDVLVVRHSSAGAAALLAQKVSCSVVNAGDGQHEHPTQALLDALTIRRAKGKLSRIIVAICGDVLHSRVARSNILLLNAMGARVRVVAPATLLPSGIAEMGAEVYHSMEEGLKDADVVMMLRLQRERMSGAFVPSVREYFHYYGLDAEKLKAAKEDALVMHPGPMNRGVEIASEIADGPQSVIEQQVEMGVAVRMAVMETLLLSQNQGPRA